A stretch of the Channa argus isolate prfri chromosome 9, Channa argus male v1.0, whole genome shotgun sequence genome encodes the following:
- the LOC137132900 gene encoding trace amine-associated receptor 13c-like — MEVNDGADLCFPQLLNMSCRNTMSRSKMMLLYFLVSSVSLLTVSLNLLVITSVSHFRQLHTPTNILLLSLAVSDFIVGLLVLPGEILRTSCWYLGDVMCSLYTYFAFVTLTTSIGNMVLISAERYVAICDPLHYPTRVTVQRARFCVFLCWFCSLLYSSIFLKCGFIEPDTLKFCYGQCVLVIHFVAGAIDLILSFIFPITIIVVLYVRVFVVAVSQARAMRSHITAVTLQHSATVTSRKSELKAARTLGVLVAVFLMCFCPYYCVSLAGDTALNGSSVSYVIYLFYFNSCLNPVIYALFYPWFRRAIKLIVTCRILQPGSCDTNILQGEAVK, encoded by the exons ATGGAGGTTAATGACGGAGCAGatctctgctttccacagctgCTCAACATGTCCTGCAGGAATACGATGTCTCGCTCCAAAATGATGCTGCTTTACTTCCTGGTgtcatctgtctctctgctcactgtgtcTCTCAACTTGCTCGTCATCacctcagtgtcccacttcag gcagctccacacacccaccaacatcctcctcctctctctggctgtctcagacttcATCGTAGGTCTCCTCGTCCTGCCAGGAGAAATCCTCCGAACATCCTGCTGGTATCTTGGTGATGTGATGTGTTCTTTGTATACATATTTTGCCTTTGTCACTCTTACTACATCAATTGgaaacatggtgctgatatcagcTGAGCGATATGTGGCCAtatgtgaccctctgcattatcccaccagagtcactgtgcaAAGAGCCAgattctgtgttttcctgtgttggTTCTGTTCTCTTCTCTACAGCagtatctttttaaaatgtggtttcaTTGAACCAGACACACTGAAGTTCTGTTATGGACAATGTGTCCTTGTTATTCATTTTGTCGCAGGAGCTATTGATcttattttgagttttattttcccCATCACCATCATCGTagttctgtatgtgagagtgtttgtggtggctgtgtctcaggctcgtgccatgcgctctcacattacagctgttacactgcagcattcagcgactgtgacatcaagaaagtctgagctgaaagcagccaggactcttggtgttcttgtagctgtgtttctaatgtgtttctgtccatattACTGTGTCTCACTTGCAGGGGACACTGCCCTCAATGGTTCTTCCGTCTCGTATGTGATCTACCTGTTCTATTTTAACtcctgtctgaaccctgtgatctacgccttgttctacccctggttcaGACGAGCGATTAAACTCATTGTTACATGTAGGATTCTGCAGCCTGGTTCCTGTGACACCAACATACTGCAGGGAGAAGCTGTGAAGTAA
- the LOC137132901 gene encoding trace amine-associated receptor 13c-like, producing the protein MEVNDGADLCFPQLLNVSCRKPTSRSKMVLLNILMASVSLITVALNLLVMISVSHFRQLHTPTNILLLSLAVSDFLVGLLVMPGQILRKTSCWFLGDVMCSLYTYLVSLTISASVGNMVLISAERYVAICDPLHYPTRVTVQRARFCVFVCWVCSFLYSGIFLKRDMTGSDRHNSCYGQCTIITDYTIETIDLVVNFIFPITVIVVLYVRVFVVAVSQARTIRSHVKTLPLQRSVTVLVKKSELKAARTLGVLVAVFLMCFCPYYCVVLAGGSVSYVIYLLYFNSCLNPVIYALFYPWFRRASKLIVTCRILQPGSRDTNILQVDH; encoded by the exons ATGGAGGTTAACGATGGAGCAGATCTCTGCTTTCCGCAGCTGCTCAACGTGTCCTGCAGGAAGCCGACGTCTCGCTCCAAAATGGTGCTGCTGAACATCCTCATGGCGTCTGTCTCTCTGATCACTGTGGctctcaacctgctcgtcatgatctcagtctcccacttcag gcagctccacacacccaccaacatcctcctcctctctctggctgtctcagacttcctCGTAGGTCTCCTGGTGATGCCGGGACAAATCCTCCGAAAGACATCCTGCTGGTTTCTTGGTGATGTGATGTGTTCTCTGTATACATATTTAGTGTCTCTCACCATCTCTGCTTCAGTCGgaaacatggtgctgatatcagcTGAGCGATATGTGGCCAtatgtgaccctctgcattatcccaccagagtcactgtgcaAAGAGCCAGATTCTGTGTTTTCGTCTGTTGggtctgttcttttctctacaGTGGCATCTTTCTAAAGAGAGATATGACAGGATCAGACAGACATAACTCCTGCTATGGACAATGTACAATTATCACTGATTACACTATTGAAACTATAGACCTTGTTGTTAACTTCATTTTCCCCATTACCGTCATCGTagttctgtatgtgagagtgtttgtggtggctgtgtctcaggctcgtacCATTCGCTCTCACGTCAAAACTCTCCCACTGCAGCGTTCAGTGACTGTGCTCGTtaagaaatcagagctgaaagcagccaggactctcgGTGTTCTTGTAgctgtgtttctaatgtgtttctgtccatattACTGTGTCGTTCTCGCAGGTGGTTCTGTCTCCTACGTGATCTACCTGTTGTATTTTAACtcctgtctgaaccctgtgatctacgccttgttctacccctggttcaGACGAGCGAGTAAACTCATTGTTACATGTAGGATTCTGCAGCCTGGTTCCCGTGACACCAACATTCTGCAGGTAGATCATTAG
- the LOC137132902 gene encoding trace amine-associated receptor 13c-like yields MEVNDGADLCFPQLLNMSCRKPTSRSKMVLLNILVSSVSLLTVSLNLLVIISISHFRQLHTPTNILLLSLAVSDFLVGLLVLPGEILRKSFCWFLGLVMCSLYTYFAFVTLTTSIGNMVLISAERYVAICDPLHYPTRVTVQRARFCVFLCWFCSLLYSSIFLKCGVIEPDTLNLCYGQCVLVVHFIAGAIDLILSFIFPITIIVVLYVRVFVVAVSQARAMRSHITAVTLQHSATVTSRKSELKAARTLGVLVAVFLMCFCPYYCVSLAGDSGLSGSVSYVIYLFYFNSCLNPVIYALFYPWFRRAIKLIVTCRILQPGSCDTNILQGEAVK; encoded by the exons ATGGAGGTTAACGATGGAGCAGatctctgctttccacagctgCTCAACATGTCCTGCAGGAAGCCGACGTCTCGCTCCAAAATGGTGCTGCTGAACATCCTggtgtcctctgtctctctgctcactgtgtctctcaacctgctcgtcatcatctcaatctcccacttcag gcagctccacacacccaccaacatcctcctcctctctctggctgtctcagacttcctGGTGGGTCTCCTTGTGCTGCCAGGAGAAATCCTCCGAAAATCATTCTGCTGGTTTCTTGGCCTTGTGATGTGTTCTTTGTATACATATTTTGCCTTTGTCACTCTTACTACATCAATTGgaaacatggtgctgatatcagcTGAGCGATATGTGGCCAtatgtgaccctctgcattatcccaccagagtcactgtgcaAAGAGCCAgattctgtgttttcctgtgttggTTCTGTTCTCTTCTCTACAGCagtatctttttaaaatgtggtgtcATTGAACCAGACACACTGAACTTGTGTTATGGACAATGTGTCCTTGTTGTTCATTTTATCGCAGGAGCTATTGATcttattttgagttttattttcccCATCACCATCATCGTagttctgtatgtgagagtgtttgtggtggctgtgtctcaggctcgtgccatgcgctctcacattacagctgttacactgcagcattcagcgactgtgacatcaagaaagtctgagctgaaagcagccaggactcttggtgttcttgtagctgtgtttctaatgtgtttctgtccatattACTGTGTCTCTCTTGCAGGGGACAGTGGCCTCAGTGGTTCTGTCTCCTATGTGATCTACCTGTTCTATTTTAACtcctgtctgaaccctgtgatctacgccttgttctacccctggttcaGACGAGCGATTAAACTCATTGTTACATGTAGGATTCTGCAGCCTGGTTCCTGTGACACCAACATACTGCAGGGAGAAGCTGTGAAGTAA
- the LOC137132903 gene encoding trace amine-associated receptor 13c-like, with the protein MMESQDGADLCFPQLLNMSCRKPTSRSKMVLLNILVSSVSLLTVSLNLLVITSVSHFRQLHTPTNILLLSLAVSDFLVGLLLLPGEILRKSSCWFLGHVMCSLYKYVASLTISASIGNMVLISAERYVAICDPLHYPTRVTVQRARFCVFLCWFCSLLYSSIFLQGDITEADRHNSCFGECALTVDYITGAVDIVLSFILPITSIIGLYVRVFVVAVSQARAMRSHVKTVQLQHSVTVIVKKSELKAARTLGVLVAVFVTCFCPYYCVSLAGDTALNGSSVSYVIYLFYFNSCLNPVIYALFYPWFRRAIKLIVTCRILQPGSRDTNILQVEAVK; encoded by the exons ATGATGGAGTCACAGGACGGAGCAGatctctgctttccacagctgCTCAACATGTCCTGCAGGAAGCCGACGTCTCGCTCCAAAATGGTGCTGCTGAACATCCTggtgtcctctgtctctctgctcactgtgtctctcaacctgctcgtcatcacctcagtctcccacttcag gcagctccacacacccaccaacatcctcctcctctctctggctgtctcagacttcctGGTGGGTCTCCTCCTGCTGCCAGGAGAAATCCTCCGAAAATCATCCTGCTGGTTTCTTGGCCATGTGATGTGTTCTCTGTATAAATATGTAGCCTCTCTCACAATCTCTGCTTCAATTGgaaacatggtgctgatatcagcCGAGCGATATGTGGCCAtatgtgaccctctgcattatcccaccagagtcactgtgcaAAGAGCCAgattctgtgttttcctgtgttggTTCTGTTCTCTTCTCTACAGCAGTATCTTTTTACAGGGCGACATAACTGAAGCAGACCGTCACAACTCCTGCTTTGGGGAATGTGCTCTTACTGTTGACTATATTACAGGAGCTGTTGACATCGTTTTGAGCTTCATTCTTCCCATTACTTCCATCATAggtctgtatgtgagagtgtttgtggtggctgtgtctcaggctcgtgccatgcgctctcacgTCAAAACTGTCCAACTGCAGCATTCAGTGACTGTGATTGTTAAGAAATcggagctgaaagcagccaggactcttggtgtTCTTGTAGCTGTGTTTGTAACATGTTTCTGTCCATATTACTGTGTCTCACTTGCAGGGGACACTGCCCTCAATGGTTCTTCCGTCTCGTATGTGATCTACCTGTTCTATTTTAACtcctgtctgaaccctgtgatctacgccttgttctacccctggttcaGACGAGCGATTAAACTCATTGTTACATGTAGGATTCTGCAGCCTGGTTCCCGTGACACCAACATTCTGCAGGTTGAGGCTGTGAAGTGA